Proteins co-encoded in one Gemmatimonadaceae bacterium genomic window:
- a CDS encoding GDP-mannose 4,6-dehydratase, producing the protein MSSAARQWRERRRSSPKSLPQSPVCLPGTTAEPAACARTREDRTAVTPTVSRSPRALVTGGAGFIGSHVCELLVSRGYQVDIIDNLSSGKRENVAAGATLHVTEIGSPEAAALVREGKYDALFHLAAQIDVRKSVNDPMFDAGVNIVGTLNLLEAVRASGHPTRVIFSSTGGAIYGDFVSVPTVESMPKDPQSPYGIAKLSVEYFLGYYARIHGLDTVALRYANVYGPRQDPHGEAGVVAIFCNRILKGEALTVFGEGLQTRDYVYAGDVARANLAAAEASLPPAAQVDVRAYNVGTGVETTVLDLAQALQSAAGSNVSVQHAPARLGEQQRSSVNIGKAGRELGWAPEMTLAAGTARTFEFFAAKARGGAA; encoded by the coding sequence ATGTCGAGTGCCGCGCGTCAGTGGCGCGAGCGCCGTCGTTCGTCGCCCAAGTCGCTGCCGCAGTCTCCCGTATGTCTCCCCGGCACCACCGCCGAGCCGGCGGCGTGTGCCAGAACCCGAGAGGACCGAACCGCCGTGACGCCTACCGTTTCGCGTTCCCCGCGCGCCCTCGTGACCGGCGGCGCCGGCTTCATTGGTTCGCACGTCTGCGAACTCCTGGTGAGCCGCGGCTACCAGGTGGACATCATCGACAACCTCTCGTCGGGCAAGCGGGAGAACGTGGCGGCGGGCGCGACGTTGCACGTGACGGAGATCGGTTCGCCGGAGGCGGCGGCGCTCGTGCGCGAAGGAAAATACGATGCGCTCTTCCACCTCGCGGCGCAGATCGACGTGCGCAAGAGCGTGAACGACCCGATGTTCGACGCCGGCGTCAACATCGTCGGTACGCTCAACCTGCTGGAGGCGGTGCGTGCGTCGGGGCATCCGACGCGTGTCATCTTCTCCTCCACGGGGGGGGCGATCTATGGCGATTTCGTGAGCGTGCCGACGGTGGAGTCGATGCCGAAGGATCCGCAGTCGCCGTATGGGATCGCGAAGCTGTCGGTGGAGTACTTCCTCGGGTACTACGCGCGCATCCACGGCCTCGACACGGTGGCGCTGCGTTACGCGAACGTGTATGGACCGCGCCAGGACCCGCATGGAGAGGCGGGGGTCGTGGCGATCTTCTGCAACCGCATCCTCAAGGGCGAGGCACTCACGGTGTTCGGTGAAGGGCTGCAGACGCGCGACTACGTGTACGCCGGCGACGTGGCGCGGGCCAACCTCGCCGCAGCAGAAGCGTCGCTCCCGCCGGCGGCACAGGTGGACGTGCGCGCCTACAACGTCGGCACCGGGGTCGAGACGACGGTCCTCGACCTGGCGCAGGCGCTGCAGTCGGCGGCCGGCTCCAACGTTTCGGTGCAGCACGCACCGGCGCGCCTGGGCGAGCAGCAACGCTCGTCGGTCAACATCGGCAAGGCCGGGCGCGAACTGGGGTGGGCGCCGGAGATGACGCTCGCCGCCGGCACGGCGCGCACCTTCGAGTTCTTCGCCGCCAAGGCGCGCGGGGGCGCGGCGTGA
- a CDS encoding LysM peptidoglycan-binding domain-containing protein, whose protein sequence is MVIRALVVAGAIVAPVAARAQQERPSVTDSAPAQPTRSGRVHVVLPGETLWSLSQRYLGDGHRWEEIVSLNRDVVSSARRLEAGTTLAIPGERAGALPSKVANGVAAIPADGAGDDFFAPYAGRTVFYGVKQSATARAASVAEGNRTMSGASASARDTRSRGAHPSDGRSSDALSREVMGAPWIGGDDEVAGAGAVTRRLESMAIVAPRGANELHLYDRVAVRAPRALLSAVGSELLAVVATPLDGGGVAMIPVGAVRLVSAEAAAGEHVARVVAKYGRMEEGVLLVPFPQAAFPRDSALALAAASQRRQDGAERRAVDGAIRSVMDGALLPTLQHVVLVDVDGAADVRSGDAVTFYRDGGSRVERRASDVIARGTVLRASARGASVLIVQQSQPALGVGTPLRIELVAR, encoded by the coding sequence ATGGTGATTCGCGCCCTCGTCGTGGCGGGAGCGATCGTCGCTCCCGTCGCGGCGCGCGCGCAGCAGGAGCGCCCGTCGGTGACAGACAGCGCGCCCGCTCAACCGACGCGCAGTGGGCGCGTGCACGTCGTCCTTCCGGGCGAGACGCTGTGGAGCCTGTCGCAGCGCTACCTGGGTGACGGACATCGATGGGAAGAGATCGTTTCCCTCAATCGGGACGTCGTGTCGAGCGCACGACGGCTGGAGGCTGGGACGACGCTTGCCATCCCAGGCGAACGTGCCGGCGCGCTCCCATCGAAGGTCGCGAACGGCGTGGCGGCGATCCCGGCCGATGGCGCGGGTGACGACTTCTTTGCCCCGTATGCAGGGCGGACGGTCTTCTACGGTGTGAAGCAGTCGGCGACGGCACGTGCGGCGAGCGTGGCAGAGGGCAATCGCACGATGAGCGGCGCCAGCGCGTCGGCGCGCGATACGCGGTCGCGCGGTGCGCATCCGAGCGATGGGCGGTCGAGTGATGCGCTATCGCGCGAGGTCATGGGTGCGCCGTGGATCGGGGGTGACGACGAGGTTGCCGGCGCCGGCGCCGTGACACGACGCCTCGAGTCGATGGCGATCGTGGCGCCCCGGGGCGCGAACGAGTTGCACCTGTACGACCGCGTGGCCGTCCGGGCGCCGCGCGCGCTCCTGTCGGCGGTGGGGAGCGAGCTGCTGGCGGTTGTTGCCACACCCCTGGACGGGGGTGGAGTAGCAATGATCCCCGTGGGGGCGGTGCGGCTCGTCTCGGCCGAGGCGGCGGCGGGTGAACATGTCGCGCGGGTGGTCGCAAAGTACGGGAGAATGGAGGAAGGGGTGTTGCTCGTCCCCTTTCCCCAGGCCGCCTTCCCCCGCGATTCGGCTCTGGCGCTGGCCGCGGCGTCCCAACGACGACAGGACGGAGCGGAGCGGCGAGCCGTCGACGGGGCGATTCGATCGGTGATGGACGGGGCACTCCTTCCGACGCTGCAGCACGTGGTGCTGGTCGACGTTGACGGGGCCGCCGACGTGCGATCGGGCGACGCGGTGACGTTCTACCGCGACGGGGGCTCGCGAGTCGAGCGGCGCGCGTCGGATGTCATCGCGCGCGGCACCGTGCTGCGCGCATCGGCGCGAGGGGCGAGTGTCCTCATCGTCCAGCAGTCGCAGCCCGCGCTGGGCGTAGGGACGCCGCTCCGGATCGAGCTCGTAGCGCGCTGA
- the ssb gene encoding single-stranded DNA-binding protein, whose translation MSRSLNKVMLIGNLGKDPDIKSVGSGGRVAEFSLATTRSWNGPGGDRQEKTEWHRCVAWNARGPGSGLADIIERYVRKGDRLYVEGSIEYRQWTDKEGQTRYTTEIRVRDMVMLSARSGGEGGGGDFNNSGGGGRSRAAAPDRSRASQSAAASSGGGDDFEDFPNALETDEDDLPF comes from the coding sequence GTGAGTCGAAGCCTGAACAAGGTCATGTTGATCGGGAACCTCGGTAAGGATCCCGACATCAAGTCGGTGGGGAGCGGCGGTCGCGTCGCGGAGTTTTCGTTGGCGACCACGCGGTCGTGGAACGGTCCCGGGGGGGATCGGCAGGAGAAGACCGAATGGCATCGCTGCGTGGCGTGGAACGCGCGCGGCCCGGGCAGCGGGCTCGCGGACATCATCGAGCGCTACGTCCGCAAGGGAGACCGGCTGTACGTGGAGGGGAGCATCGAGTACCGGCAGTGGACCGACAAGGAGGGGCAGACGCGCTACACCACCGAGATTCGCGTCCGCGACATGGTAATGCTGAGCGCTCGGAGCGGCGGTGAAGGGGGCGGGGGCGACTTCAACAACAGCGGCGGCGGTGGCCGTTCGCGCGCGGCGGCCCCCGATCGTTCGCGTGCGTCGCAGTCGGCGGCCGCGTCATCTGGAGGCGGCGATGATTTCGAGGACTTCCCGAACGCGCTCGAGACGGATGAGGACGACCTGCCGTTCTGA
- the rimI gene encoding ribosomal protein S18-alanine N-acetyltransferase, with amino-acid sequence MSKAGVSTRAATLADVDQVVAIERASFSDPWSPRSFRDLIGRDDVLFDVAVREWGTEEDAREGVVGFVIVYVADTEGDLANIAIAASERGRGEGRRLLRHALAAVSARGVYFLYLEVRESNTAARALYQSEGFVEVGRRSRYYVRPVEDALILRVGVGGRGVSAR; translated from the coding sequence ATGAGCAAGGCGGGAGTCTCGACGCGTGCGGCAACGCTGGCCGACGTGGACCAGGTTGTCGCCATCGAACGGGCGTCGTTCTCGGATCCGTGGTCGCCGCGGTCGTTTCGCGACCTGATCGGGCGCGACGACGTGCTCTTCGACGTGGCGGTCAGGGAGTGGGGGACCGAGGAGGACGCGAGGGAGGGGGTGGTGGGGTTCGTGATCGTGTACGTCGCCGACACCGAGGGCGATTTGGCAAACATCGCCATCGCGGCCTCGGAGCGCGGACGGGGCGAGGGGCGGCGTCTCTTGCGTCACGCGCTTGCCGCGGTGTCGGCGCGGGGGGTGTACTTCCTGTATCTGGAGGTGCGGGAGTCGAACACGGCGGCGCGGGCGCTCTACCAGTCCGAGGGGTTTGTGGAGGTGGGGCGGCGTTCCAGGTACTATGTTCGGCCGGTCGAGGACGCGTTGATTCTCCGGGTTGGGGTTGGGGGGCGAGGGGTGAGCGCGCGCTAG
- the tsaB gene encoding tRNA (adenosine(37)-N6)-threonylcarbamoyltransferase complex dimerization subunit type 1 TsaB, which translates to MPDLTLVLEASAGSGSLALLRPGAVVAEAEVPMRGHDGERMMPALVEMLRVAGVSTADLARIVCGAGPGGFTSLRIAAAIAKGLACSLGVELWGVSSLALIAAGEFGDAAAAPGGRPVIAVLDALRGEWYAQRFTLHADGAVTAHGAPTRRDLASLAAELAAPLSAEAGTGGALIVGVGGDTFQGGRHALPRARDVARLNPGPLLYPVELAGWEPEYGRLAEAQVKWEQAHGRSLGAVG; encoded by the coding sequence ATGCCTGACCTCACGCTGGTACTGGAAGCGTCTGCCGGCAGCGGCTCGTTGGCCCTGTTGCGCCCGGGCGCCGTCGTTGCCGAGGCGGAGGTCCCGATGCGTGGGCACGACGGCGAACGCATGATGCCGGCGCTCGTCGAGATGCTGCGCGTCGCTGGAGTGTCCACGGCCGACCTCGCACGCATCGTCTGCGGTGCCGGTCCAGGCGGCTTCACGTCGCTCCGCATCGCGGCGGCGATCGCCAAGGGGCTCGCCTGTTCGCTGGGCGTGGAGCTGTGGGGCGTCTCCTCGCTGGCGCTCATTGCGGCTGGCGAGTTCGGCGACGCGGCAGCCGCGCCGGGAGGCCGCCCGGTGATCGCGGTGCTGGACGCCCTTCGCGGTGAGTGGTACGCCCAGCGCTTCACGCTCCACGCCGATGGCGCGGTGACGGCGCACGGCGCGCCGACACGTCGCGACCTTGCATCGCTGGCGGCGGAGCTGGCCGCACCGTTGTCGGCGGAGGCGGGGACTGGTGGGGCGCTGATCGTGGGCGTTGGCGGGGACACCTTCCAAGGGGGGCGGCACGCCCTGCCGCGCGCCCGGGACGTGGCGCGGTTGAACCCCGGCCCCCTCCTGTACCCGGTGGAACTCGCCGGCTGGGAACCTGAGTACGGGCGCCTGGCCGAGGCGCAGGTCAAGTGGGAGCAGGCGCACGGGCGCTCCCTCGGCGCGGTGGGATGA
- the tsaE gene encoding tRNA (adenosine(37)-N6)-threonylcarbamoyltransferase complex ATPase subunit type 1 TsaE codes for MATIRLTREGLVAWGDAFGRSLRAPCIVSLSGDLGAGKTTLAQAICRGYGVQEPVTSPTFALVHEYAGGATPVYHLDLYRLRDARDLVQLGWEEIVAAPALVLVEWPERAQGALPPGARHLALLHVAGEDDVRELRTDSEANA; via the coding sequence ATGGCAACCATCCGGCTCACGCGGGAGGGGTTGGTGGCGTGGGGCGATGCCTTTGGCCGATCGCTGCGCGCCCCCTGCATCGTCTCGCTGTCCGGCGACCTTGGGGCGGGAAAGACGACGCTGGCCCAGGCCATCTGCCGCGGTTACGGCGTGCAGGAACCGGTGACGTCACCGACCTTCGCGCTCGTGCACGAGTATGCCGGGGGGGCGACGCCCGTGTATCACCTCGACCTGTACCGCCTGCGCGATGCGCGCGACCTGGTGCAGCTGGGCTGGGAGGAGATCGTGGCGGCGCCGGCGCTGGTCCTGGTCGAGTGGCCCGAGCGGGCCCAGGGGGCGCTCCCGCCAGGTGCACGGCACCTCGCGCTCTTGCACGTGGCGGGCGAGGACGACGTGCGCGAGCTGCGCACCGACAGCGAAGCGAATGCCTGA
- the uvrB gene encoding excinuclease ABC subunit UvrB: MSNRAAFRLESPFAPAGDQPKAIDELTAGLERGDRFQTLLGVTGSGKTMTVANVIAAHGKPTLVLSHNKTLAAQLYGELKSFFPTNAVEYFISYYDYYQPEAYVPSTDTYIEKDASINEDIDRLRLRATSSLMERDDVIIVATVSAIYGLGDPVEYKERMVTLSRGQRIARDQILRLLVGILYSRNDVAFERGTFRVRGDTIDILPAYEEQGVRIELWGDEIERISKISALTGETIAVLEKAAIYPAKHFITNRPTLVKAAETIRAELADRLLVLRNAGKLLEAQRLESRTNFDLEMMLEIGTCAGIENYSRHLTGRAAGERPACLFDYFPEDFLVVIDESHVTLPQVRGMYNGDRARKEVLVDYGFRLPSALDNRPLVFDEFLTLTPRALFVSATPSELELQLSEGVVVEQIIRPTGLIDPEIEVRPVRAQVDDLLNEIRLRERKGERVLVTTLTKRMAEDLTDYLAQTGVRVRYMHADIDAIERMEIVRGLRLGEFDVLVGINLLREGLDMPEVSLVAILDADQEGFLRSDRSLIQTVGRAARHVHGRAIFYADRVTDSMKRCIEETGRRRQMQVAFNAAHGIVPRGVVKSVDEVRFITRVADAREEKEGKARKVAEARAHYSASELDEMIARLEEDMRSAAEALDFEAAARLRDEVFELRARRDSANVARKRDAFADIRASR; this comes from the coding sequence ATGTCGAATCGCGCCGCCTTCCGCCTCGAATCGCCGTTTGCTCCGGCGGGTGACCAGCCCAAGGCGATCGACGAGCTGACGGCGGGGCTCGAGCGCGGCGACCGGTTCCAGACGCTGCTCGGCGTCACCGGGTCGGGGAAGACGATGACGGTGGCCAACGTCATCGCGGCGCACGGGAAGCCGACGCTCGTCCTGTCGCACAACAAGACGCTGGCGGCGCAGCTCTACGGCGAGCTCAAGTCGTTCTTTCCCACCAACGCCGTCGAGTACTTCATCTCGTACTACGACTACTACCAGCCCGAGGCCTACGTCCCCTCGACCGACACCTACATCGAGAAAGACGCGTCGATCAACGAGGACATCGACCGGTTGCGGCTGCGCGCCACCTCGTCGCTGATGGAGCGCGACGATGTGATCATCGTGGCGACCGTGTCGGCGATCTACGGCCTGGGTGACCCGGTCGAGTACAAGGAGCGGATGGTAACGCTGTCGCGCGGGCAGCGGATCGCGCGCGACCAGATCCTTCGTCTCCTGGTCGGGATTCTCTACTCGCGCAACGACGTGGCCTTCGAGCGCGGGACGTTCCGCGTGCGCGGCGACACGATCGACATCCTCCCGGCCTATGAAGAGCAGGGGGTGCGCATCGAACTCTGGGGCGACGAGATCGAACGGATCTCCAAGATCTCGGCGCTCACCGGTGAGACGATCGCGGTGCTGGAGAAGGCGGCGATCTACCCGGCCAAGCACTTCATCACGAATCGCCCGACGCTGGTGAAGGCGGCGGAGACCATCCGCGCCGAACTGGCCGATCGCCTGCTGGTGTTGCGCAACGCGGGGAAGCTGCTGGAGGCGCAGCGTCTCGAGTCGCGGACCAACTTCGACCTGGAGATGATGCTCGAGATCGGGACGTGCGCGGGGATCGAGAACTACTCGCGGCACCTGACGGGGCGCGCGGCGGGCGAGCGTCCGGCCTGCCTGTTCGACTACTTCCCGGAGGACTTCCTCGTCGTGATCGACGAGTCGCACGTGACGCTCCCGCAGGTGCGGGGGATGTACAACGGCGACCGCGCGCGCAAGGAGGTGCTGGTGGACTACGGTTTCCGGCTACCCAGCGCGCTGGACAACCGGCCGCTGGTGTTCGACGAGTTCCTGACGCTCACGCCGCGCGCCCTTTTCGTGAGTGCGACGCCGAGCGAGCTGGAGTTGCAGCTATCGGAAGGCGTCGTGGTCGAGCAGATCATCCGGCCCACGGGGCTCATCGACCCGGAGATCGAGGTGCGTCCGGTGCGCGCTCAGGTGGACGACCTGCTCAACGAGATCCGGCTGCGCGAACGGAAGGGGGAGCGCGTCCTGGTCACGACGCTCACCAAGCGCATGGCGGAGGACCTCACCGACTATCTCGCGCAGACGGGGGTGCGGGTGCGCTACATGCACGCGGACATCGACGCCATCGAGCGCATGGAGATCGTGCGCGGGCTGCGGCTGGGCGAGTTCGATGTGCTGGTGGGGATCAACCTGCTGCGCGAGGGGCTGGACATGCCGGAGGTGTCGCTGGTGGCGATCCTCGACGCCGACCAGGAGGGCTTCCTGCGCAGCGACCGCTCGCTGATCCAGACGGTGGGGCGCGCGGCGCGGCACGTGCACGGGCGGGCGATCTTCTACGCCGACCGGGTCACCGACTCCATGAAGCGGTGCATCGAGGAGACGGGGCGTCGCCGCCAGATGCAAGTCGCGTTCAACGCCGCGCACGGGATCGTCCCTCGCGGCGTGGTGAAGTCGGTGGACGAGGTGCGCTTCATCACCCGCGTGGCCGACGCGCGCGAGGAGAAGGAAGGGAAGGCGCGCAAGGTGGCCGAGGCCAGGGCGCACTATTCCGCCTCCGAGCTGGACGAGATGATCGCGCGGCTGGAGGAGGACATGCGGTCGGCGGCGGAGGCGCTGGACTTCGAGGCGGCGGCGCGGCTGCGCGACGAGGTGTTCGAGCTGCGGGCGCGGCGCGACTCGGCCAACGTGGCGCGCAAGCGCGACGCCTTCGCCGACATCCGCGCGAGTCGTTAG
- a CDS encoding bifunctional (p)ppGpp synthetase/guanosine-3',5'-bis(diphosphate) 3'-pyrophosphohydrolase, whose translation MTSTAAPVVRESPPWWPSGDAVPERLDLALLNRAYSFSAKAHEGQFRKNGDPYVSHCVEVAKILADLQLDTATVASGLIHDVVEDTPITVGQIEKEFGREVAQIVDGLTKIGHLPLNSKEDRQVENYRKLLVSIAKDVRVIIIKLADRLHNMRTLDWLPEEKRERIAQETMDLYAPLAHRFGMAQVKWELEDLAFKYLEPDAYRTLARMVAAKRGEREALVKALKEPLERTLAAAGIADVEVTGRPKHLWSIHKKMEKRQRPYEDIFDLLAIRVLVNSVPDCYHALGVIHDGWTPVQERIKDYIAQPKSNGYQSLHTTIFGPGRQLYEVQIRTREMHRTADFGIAAHWRFKESSKSQDELDRHLAWFRQILELQLDAKDPAEFLEFLKLDLYQDEIFVFTPTGDVIQLPKGATPIDFAFGVHTEIGLHCQGAKVNGKIAPLSRELKNSETVEIMTSPHAKPNRDWLAHVRTGRARHKIRQWLRHEEEQSSAKIGAEILEREVKRRRLPKLEESQLDGIAHALGLNDAHHVIASVGQGDINVTQVLKLLHPELDAPEHAARPTAIERLMDRVRGTPKGVRIQGADGLMVRYAQCCQPVPGDPVVGYVTRGRGVSIHRADCPNLLQLIHEPERRLEIDWQEQPGERFLVRLAIEGLDRRSLYADVASAVSTTGTDMRTLELKSVDGRVTGAAVVEVENLSHLQKILKALRRVKGVTDVARREHIQTDG comes from the coding sequence GTGACGTCGACCGCCGCACCCGTCGTACGCGAATCGCCGCCATGGTGGCCGTCCGGAGATGCTGTCCCGGAGCGGCTCGACCTGGCGCTGCTCAATCGCGCCTACTCGTTCTCCGCCAAGGCGCACGAGGGACAGTTCCGCAAGAACGGCGATCCGTATGTGTCGCACTGCGTGGAGGTGGCGAAGATCCTCGCCGACTTGCAGCTGGACACGGCGACGGTGGCCAGCGGCTTGATCCATGACGTGGTCGAGGACACGCCGATCACGGTCGGCCAGATCGAGAAGGAGTTCGGGCGCGAGGTGGCGCAGATCGTCGATGGACTGACGAAGATCGGGCACCTCCCGCTCAACTCGAAGGAAGACCGGCAGGTCGAGAACTACCGCAAGCTCCTGGTCTCGATCGCCAAGGACGTGCGGGTGATCATCATCAAGCTGGCCGATCGCCTGCACAACATGCGGACGCTCGACTGGCTCCCGGAGGAGAAGCGGGAACGCATCGCGCAGGAGACGATGGACCTGTACGCCCCGCTGGCGCACCGCTTCGGGATGGCGCAGGTGAAGTGGGAGCTGGAGGACCTGGCGTTCAAGTACCTCGAGCCCGACGCCTACCGCACGCTGGCCAGGATGGTGGCGGCCAAGCGCGGGGAGCGCGAGGCGCTGGTCAAGGCGCTCAAGGAGCCGCTGGAGCGGACGCTGGCCGCGGCGGGGATCGCCGACGTGGAAGTGACGGGACGCCCCAAGCACCTCTGGTCCATCCACAAGAAGATGGAGAAGCGGCAGCGCCCGTACGAGGACATCTTCGACCTCCTGGCCATCCGCGTGCTCGTCAACTCCGTCCCCGACTGCTATCACGCGTTAGGGGTGATCCACGACGGGTGGACGCCGGTGCAGGAGCGCATCAAGGACTACATCGCGCAGCCCAAGAGCAACGGCTACCAGTCGCTGCACACGACGATCTTCGGCCCCGGGCGGCAGTTGTACGAGGTGCAGATCCGCACGCGGGAGATGCACCGCACGGCCGACTTCGGGATCGCCGCGCACTGGCGCTTCAAGGAGAGCAGCAAGTCGCAGGACGAACTGGATCGCCACCTGGCGTGGTTCCGGCAGATCCTCGAGTTGCAGCTGGACGCCAAGGACCCGGCCGAGTTCCTCGAGTTCCTCAAGCTCGACCTCTACCAGGACGAGATCTTCGTCTTCACGCCGACCGGCGACGTGATCCAGCTCCCCAAGGGGGCGACGCCGATCGACTTCGCCTTCGGCGTGCACACCGAGATCGGGCTCCACTGCCAGGGGGCCAAGGTCAACGGGAAGATCGCCCCGCTGTCACGCGAGCTGAAGAACTCCGAGACGGTGGAGATCATGACGTCGCCGCACGCCAAGCCCAACCGCGACTGGCTGGCGCACGTCCGCACGGGACGCGCGCGCCACAAGATCCGGCAGTGGCTGCGGCACGAGGAGGAGCAGAGTTCGGCCAAGATCGGCGCCGAGATCCTCGAGCGCGAAGTGAAGCGCCGCCGCCTCCCCAAGCTGGAAGAGTCGCAACTGGACGGAATCGCGCACGCGCTGGGGCTCAACGACGCGCACCACGTGATTGCCTCGGTGGGGCAGGGGGACATCAACGTCACGCAGGTCCTGAAGCTCCTCCACCCGGAGCTCGACGCCCCGGAGCACGCGGCGCGCCCCACGGCGATCGAACGGCTGATGGATCGCGTGCGCGGGACGCCCAAGGGGGTGCGCATCCAGGGGGCCGACGGGCTCATGGTGCGCTACGCCCAGTGCTGCCAGCCGGTCCCCGGCGACCCGGTGGTCGGCTACGTCACGCGCGGCCGCGGCGTCTCGATCCATCGCGCCGACTGCCCCAACCTCCTCCAGCTCATCCACGAGCCCGAGCGCCGGCTGGAGATCGACTGGCAGGAGCAGCCCGGGGAGCGTTTCCTGGTGCGCCTGGCGATCGAGGGGCTCGACCGTCGCTCGCTGTATGCGGACGTCGCCAGCGCCGTGAGCACGACGGGGACCGACATGCGGACGCTCGAGCTCAAGAGCGTCGACGGGCGGGTGACGGGGGCGGCCGTGGTCGAGGTGGAGAACCTCTCGCACCTGCAGAAGATCCTGAAGGCGTTGCGGCGGGTGAAAGGGGTGACCGACGTGGCGCGGCGGGAGCACATCCAGACCGACGGTTAG
- the radC gene encoding DNA repair protein RadC — translation MAERPRERLASHGATRLSAIELLAIVLGTGRGGQSSIEVAHDVLARSGGSLRRIASEPVAMLTGVPGIGRARAVVIHAALELGRRMVHETRQEGMAVRTPRDVYRLFGPRLEDLPVEEFHVAVLDAQHRVERDITITRGILNSSLVHPREVFREAIAERAAALILVHNHPSGDPTPSPDDQRVTQQLVEAGRLLDIPIHDHVIVGRGRYTSFAEAGLL, via the coding sequence GTGGCGGAGCGGCCGCGCGAGCGGCTCGCGTCGCACGGGGCAACCCGACTGAGCGCTATCGAGCTTCTCGCGATCGTGCTGGGGACGGGGCGAGGCGGTCAGAGTTCGATCGAGGTCGCGCACGACGTCCTGGCGCGCTCGGGCGGGTCGCTACGGCGCATCGCATCCGAACCGGTGGCGATGCTCACGGGAGTGCCCGGGATCGGGCGGGCGCGCGCGGTGGTGATCCATGCAGCGCTCGAGCTCGGCCGGCGGATGGTTCACGAGACGCGACAGGAGGGGATGGCGGTCCGTACGCCGCGTGATGTGTACCGCCTCTTCGGGCCGCGACTGGAAGACCTCCCCGTGGAGGAGTTCCACGTGGCGGTGCTCGACGCGCAGCATCGCGTGGAGCGTGACATCACGATCACCAGGGGGATCCTGAACTCCTCGCTCGTGCACCCGCGCGAGGTGTTCCGGGAGGCGATCGCCGAGCGGGCGGCGGCGCTGATCCTCGTGCACAACCACCCGAGCGGGGACCCGACCCCGTCGCCCGACGACCAGCGGGTCACGCAGCAGCTGGTCGAGGCGGGGCGATTGCTGGACATTCCGATTCACGACCACGTGATCGTGGGACGTGGACGCTACACGAGCTTTGCCGAGGCAGGATTGTTGTGA